From Pseudomonas sp. AN-1:
CTCCACCATCACCCAGCTGCTGATCACGCCGCCGCCGAAGGAACGCTACATGGGCGAGCCGCGCGCGCTGATCATCGCGCCGACCCGCGAGCTGGTGGTGCAGATCGCCAACGACGCCCGCGACCTGACCAAGTACACCGGCCTCAACGTGATGAGCTTCGTCGGCGGCATGGACTTCGACAAGCAGCTCAAGCAGCTGGAAGCGCGCTACTGCGACATTCTGGTCGCCACCCCCGGCCGCCTGCTGGACTTCAACCAGCGCGGCGAGGTGCACCTGGACATGGTCGAGGTGATGGTCCTCGACGAGGCCGACCGCATGCTCGACATGGGCTTCATCCCGCAGGTACGGCAGATCATCCGCCAGACCCCGATGAAGGGCGAGCGCCAGACCCTGCTGTTCTCCGCCACCTTCACCGACGACGTGATGAACCTGGCCAAGCAGTGGACGGTCAACCCGGCCATCGTCGAGATCGAGCCGGAGAACGTCGCCAGCGACACCGTCGAGCAGCACGTCTACGCGGTGGCCGAGGCCGACAAGTACAAGCTGCTGTTCAACCTGATCGCGCAGAACGACTGGACCCGGGTGATGGTGTTCGCCAACCGCAAGGACCAGGTGCGCCGCATCGAGGAGCGCCTGACCCGCGACGGCATCAGCGCCGCGCAGATGTCCGGCGACGTGCCGCAGGTCAAGCGCATCAAGGTGCTGGAAGGCTTCCGCGAGGGCAAGATCCGCGTGCTGGTGGCCACCGACGTGGCCGGCCGCGGCATCCACGTCGACGCCATCAGCCACGTGATCAACTTCACCCTGCCGGAAGATCCCGACGACTACGTGCACCGCATCGGCCGCACCGGCCGTGCCGGCACCAGCGGCACCTCGATCAGCTTCGCCGGCGAGGACGACGCCTTCGCCCTGCCGCCGATCGAGGCGCTGATCGGCCGCAAGATCCAGTGCGAGATGCCGCCGGCCGAGCTGCTCAAGCCGGTGCCGCGCAAGCAGCACTGACCACCCGCGCCCCTCGCTCCGGGGGGCGCCCGTTTCCCCGTTTCCCGCCGCCATGCTCCGACCGTACGCCCTGCTGTCCGCCCTGCTCCTCGCCCTGTCCGCGCCCGTGGCGCTGGCCGAGGGTTTCCTGTCGCGCCTGCTCGACAAGCCGGTGCCCGGCGGCGTGGCGGTGGTCGACCTGGGCGACGGCCCGGCGCGGCCGGGCGCCCGCTACCAGGGCAAGCCGGTGCTGGTGGTGCGCGAGGACGGCAGGCGCTGGCTCGCCGTGGTCGGCGTGCCGCTGAGCGTCCAGTCGGGGCCGCAGCGCATCGACGTGGACGACGGCCGCCGCCTGGGCTTCACCGTCGGCGCCCGCGACTACAAGCAGCAGCACATCACCCTGAAGAACAAGGAACAGGTCAACCCGAGCCCCGCCAGCCTCAGGCGCATCGAGCGCGAGCTGGCCGAGCAGACCGACGCCTATCGCCAGTTCAGCCCGCGCCAGCCGAGCAACCTGCTGTTCGACAAGCCGGTCGCCGGGCCGCTGTCCAGCCCGTTCGGCCTGCGCCGCTTCTTCAACGGCGAGGAGCGCAACCCGCACTCGGGCCTCGACTTCGCCGTGCCGGCCGGCACCCCGGTGAAGGCGCCGGCGGCCGGCAGGGTGATCCTGGTCGGCGACTACTTCTTCAACGGCCGCACCGTGTTCGTCGACCACGGCCAGGGCCTGATCAGCATGTTCTGCCATCTGTCACGGATCGATGTCAGAGTCGGCGACGAACTGGCGCGCGGCGCCGTGCTCGGCAAGGTCGGCGCCACCGGCCGCGCCACCGGAGCGCACCTGCACTGGAACGTCAGCCTCAACGATGCCCGGGTCGACCCGAGCATCTTCATCGGTGCCTTCCGCCCCTGAGGCGGATGTTCTCGATCGGCGGGCCCGCCCCGCCATCCGGGCCGCGCCGCACCCGCAGCCCCCTGCCCGAGAGGCACTCACCGGGAGCCCGAGCGCTCCCCCGCTCGCGACAAGGAGAAGCCCATGCCCAGCGAACTCACCCCAACCCTCGACTGGCTGCAGGCGCAGCCGCAGCTGTTCGCCGCCGTCTGCGTGGCCCTGCTGGCCAGCGTCGCCTGGCTGGCCAACTGGATCGTCAAGCGCCTGCTGGTACGCGGCATCCACCGCGCCCTCGGCGCCACCGCCATCGGCCGGCACATCGTCACCGGCGAGCAGAGCATTGTCCGCCGCCTGTCCAACATCGTCCCGTCGCTGGTGCTGTCCAGCGGCATCAAGCTGATCCCGCACCTGCCGCAGGCCGCGGTGACCGTGGTGGAGAACGTCTGCCAGGCGTTCGTCGTGCTGACCGTGGCGCTGGCCATCGGCGGGCTGCTCAAGGTCGCCAACGCGCTCTACCAGCAGCGCCCGGACGCCCATCTCAAGCCGATCAAGGGCTACCTGCAGGTGGTGCAGATCGTCGTCTACGCCATCGCCAGCATCCTGATCGTCGCCAGCCTGATCGACCGCTCGCCGCTGATCCTGCTCTCCGGCCTCGGCGCCATGGCCGCGGTGCTGATGCTGATCTTCCAGGACACCCTGCTGTCGCTGGTGGCCAGCGTGCAGATCAGCTCCAGCGACATCGTCCGGGTCGGCGACTGGGTGGAGATGCCGGCGCTGAACGCCGACGGCGACGTGATCGACATCGCCCTGCACACCGTGAAAGTGCAGAACTGGGACAAGACCATCACCTGCATCCCGACCAAGCGCTTCATCAGCGACCCGTTCAAGAACTGGCGCGGCATGCAGGAATCGGGCGGCCGGCGGATCATGCGCAACCTGTGCCTGGACCAGAACAGCGTGCGCTTCCTGGACAGCGAGGAAATCGCCCGGCTCGGCCGCTTCGCCCTGCTGCACGACTATCTGGAGCACAAGCAGGACGAGCTGGGCGAATGGAACCGTCGCCTCGGCGAGAAGGGCCTGGCGCCGCTCAACCAGCGCCGGCTGACCAACCTCGGCACCTTCCGCGTCTACGTGGAGAGCTACCTGCGCCACAACCCGCGCATCCGCCAGGACATGACCCTGCTGGTGCGCCAGCTCGCCCCCGGCGCCGACGGCCTGCCGCTGCAGCTCTACTGCTTCACCGCGACCACCGCCTGGGCCGAGTACGAGGCCATCCAGGCCGACCTGTTCGACCACCTGCTGGCGATCCTCCCGGAGTTCGGCCTGCGCGTGTTCCAGCACCCCAGCGGCGCCGATATGCGCGAGTGGCGCGCGCCGGCCGTGGAGCCACGCGAGCGCCAGACCGCGCACGCCTGAGCCGCACGGCGAGCCCCGCGCGCGGGGGCCCGCCGATCGACCGCCGCATCTACACTGGAAGATCAGCCCGACGCCGCACGCGGCCGCGCCGCCGCGCGCGGCGTCTCCCCGGCCACGCGCCAAGGAGAAGCTCATGCTCGACGCACTCTCCTCCACCCTCGACTGGCTGCAGACCCGGCCCTACCTGTTCACCGCGCTGAGCGCCGCCCTGCTGCTGGGCACCGCCTGGCTGGCCAACTGGAC
This genomic window contains:
- the rhlB gene encoding ATP-dependent RNA helicase RhlB; the encoded protein is MLKALTQIFSKDPEAQLPQNTSPASGQGESLADAAQHTENTTPRAEQQPAPQDGERARKPRGDKPRAEKNGEGQPRDSKPKADRPRRERTPRKPAVDNWKLEDFVVEPAEGKTRFHDFKLDARLMHAIHDLGFPYCTPIQAQVLGHTLRGRDAIGRAQTGTGKTAAFLISTITQLLITPPPKERYMGEPRALIIAPTRELVVQIANDARDLTKYTGLNVMSFVGGMDFDKQLKQLEARYCDILVATPGRLLDFNQRGEVHLDMVEVMVLDEADRMLDMGFIPQVRQIIRQTPMKGERQTLLFSATFTDDVMNLAKQWTVNPAIVEIEPENVASDTVEQHVYAVAEADKYKLLFNLIAQNDWTRVMVFANRKDQVRRIEERLTRDGISAAQMSGDVPQVKRIKVLEGFREGKIRVLVATDVAGRGIHVDAISHVINFTLPEDPDDYVHRIGRTGRAGTSGTSISFAGEDDAFALPPIEALIGRKIQCEMPPAELLKPVPRKQH
- a CDS encoding peptidoglycan DD-metalloendopeptidase family protein, encoding MLRPYALLSALLLALSAPVALAEGFLSRLLDKPVPGGVAVVDLGDGPARPGARYQGKPVLVVREDGRRWLAVVGVPLSVQSGPQRIDVDDGRRLGFTVGARDYKQQHITLKNKEQVNPSPASLRRIERELAEQTDAYRQFSPRQPSNLLFDKPVAGPLSSPFGLRRFFNGEERNPHSGLDFAVPAGTPVKAPAAGRVILVGDYFFNGRTVFVDHGQGLISMFCHLSRIDVRVGDELARGAVLGKVGATGRATGAHLHWNVSLNDARVDPSIFIGAFRP
- a CDS encoding mechanosensitive ion channel family protein — encoded protein: MPSELTPTLDWLQAQPQLFAAVCVALLASVAWLANWIVKRLLVRGIHRALGATAIGRHIVTGEQSIVRRLSNIVPSLVLSSGIKLIPHLPQAAVTVVENVCQAFVVLTVALAIGGLLKVANALYQQRPDAHLKPIKGYLQVVQIVVYAIASILIVASLIDRSPLILLSGLGAMAAVLMLIFQDTLLSLVASVQISSSDIVRVGDWVEMPALNADGDVIDIALHTVKVQNWDKTITCIPTKRFISDPFKNWRGMQESGGRRIMRNLCLDQNSVRFLDSEEIARLGRFALLHDYLEHKQDELGEWNRRLGEKGLAPLNQRRLTNLGTFRVYVESYLRHNPRIRQDMTLLVRQLAPGADGLPLQLYCFTATTAWAEYEAIQADLFDHLLAILPEFGLRVFQHPSGADMREWRAPAVEPRERQTAHA